CGGCACAGCTATTTCCTCTTGTTGAAGAAAGTATATagatatttgtttttacAAATAAAGTATCACTAAGACTAGCTCAGCTTATATCAGAGTACGCTATTTACATTGCCATCtgattagaaaataaataaaatagtaaaaGTATAAGGTCATGTGGCCAGTTCACTACCCTTTCCCTcagtaaaataaaagcatttgtaaaatataaacCACAGGCCATGAATTAGCACAACATCGGGGGTTCActtgattattttgaagatattCAAGATGGTTTTGCAAATTCATAATCTTTCGGATGTTACAGGCGGCATTTTATCTCTCACTTTTAACCAAATTTGTCTCCATTTAAGGTTTCAGGggatcattattattcctGGAAAGTCCTTTAGACGTctacaaatttttttggaaataaGACCACCCCGGTAAAACCAGTCACAAAATATCGTTAAATACTAGCTAATTTATAACGCATGAATTTTCGTTTAGAAccattataaaaaatttaagaggaaattttccttttgaaaatgatacaTGGTGCCTTGTGTTCTTTTTTGATAGCAGCAATACAAAATAgaacaattattatttaaactattttttttcaattcatctACTTGTAATTAAATGAGTAAGTTGAGTCTACCTTGAAAACATATTGGATATTTCTTATACAAGTAATAAAATGTCTCATATTATTTGACTTTAAAATGCAAGTTAGAAAAGTCTTGGTCATTAAGTTACAATGAATTCAAAACTAAAATATAACGAATTGTTTGGTAGGAAGAGCTTTAAGtttagtgaaaaaaataggaGGTTTATTAACTTTTGATTCAATTTATCCACtgtctttttttatctttttctaGGTTCCTGGCAATTTTTGAAGTTTAATTTTCTAGGAAACATATTAAAAAAGGACCTAAAATGTTACAAAAAatctataaaaaaatattctgtAAAAAGTGTTAATAGTAGAAAGCTTTCTTATTTAAGGAATGTTATCGATCCAAGTGCTTATATACTTGCCTACAAACATTACTTTCTAGCGCCGAATGAATGAGCAGTTCAAGATTAATCATCTTAAAACGATTGAAGTTTAGATGGTCGATTATTCTAAGAGTCTtagaaaaagatatttcCATCCTAGCTAGAATCCAATCAAGAATTCCAATTAGATTGAAACATCTTTTTAGATatcttttcaataattcaaaagttTTTACACTAAAACTAATTAGTTCAGTTTTAATATCGATAACAATTCCTGATGTTATTTGTAACATTCtagtatttaaaaaatttaaatctgTGACACATTTTCTTAAAAGAAGATTGTTATCATTTAACTCAAAAacattaattgaattgaagACTCGAATTTCTAGGTTGATTAATTGGAATTCATTATTCTTttgtatattaatattgatttttttaaggaaacataaaaattcaaatgacaagaaaagaaatttcattttatcaattttacttgataaaaatagatcaataattaatagAATACCGATAATGtttatcatatttaatACTTATTCAATCTATAAAGGTATTAAGtcgatatttttaaaaaaatatgaaaaaaataatgggTCGCCAAAGAGAAAACGTAAGTTATATTATGGCAACAAAACAGCTATGGAGATGATTTTAGATTCTCagtttttttcaaatattaaacctAGTATTAATTGGAGCCTCTGgttgaaatttataattaacaactataataatgatgattttaTAATGGGCAATAATAAAATGCAAGGACAGGGAAATTTTGACAATAGTGCTGAGTCTGAAAGTagaaataagaataaaaatacattttttCATGATAGATTCTTATTACatgttgaaaaattaattattatgtATTTTTCATTGACTTTTCTCCAAAATCATCAACTTTTACACTCAAAGATCAATTTGAACTTGATCAGAATATTAATTACTCAATTAGTGACTGATAATCTGactcaaaaaaatttaaataaattgattggatcaatatttttaatgtcTAATATGCTGTAAAATTATaactatatatttatctatTAGCAGTTGGTTTGAAGCTATCAAAACTTCAATATActtatctaataaaaattaaaacaatttatcAAAACTTTAGATGTaagatttaataaatagatgtttttttatttaaaaaaaaacacaagAATGATtgaatttagaaaatattaaaaaatacttATACAAAATTGTGAAGTGTTGTGTGAATGGACTAATAATAGTCAATATATGGtaaacaaacaaaagatGGAGAAGGGATTTTTTGATGATATATTATAGTGATATTTTTCcctcttttattttttaacataCGTATCcaatcttattattatttaaaaaaggtGTCTGTATTTTTGTGTAAATAACTATGCACCTGGTGCATTAGCATTGccttttaatttcaaaagaatttCCTTGAACTTGGATCTATCTCTACCACCAACAATATCAGCATCGTCAACGTTGATTAATTGTAACGCACGATCCCAGGTTGTTGTGTTTTCttgattgaaaaattcgTCTCTTTCTTTCAAAAACTTCTCGGCTTCTTCTCTAACTTGCTtcaattgttgttctttCTTATTGTTATATGATTCATAAAATTCATCAACATGCTTAATGGCAGcatcttgtaatttttttttggtctTCTGCATCCTTGGCGTCTCTTTCTTCAATCTCCTTAGCTCTCTTTTCTTTCCATTCTTGGATGGCTTGATTATCACCCATCATGTTAGTGGTGGTTGGTTCATTGCTGGTATAGGTTTGGTTACTAATTTCAGAATTAGCCattaaatcatcatttaattcttgtGGTTCggtttcattatttaattcagggaagttttcttcaaattcgTTGATGCCTTGAGGGtctaataaatttggtTCACCATTAGTAATTGGAGTACCTTCAGCCATTgtgtatatttatttatgttACTGGTTAATTATTTTGCAATTGACTTTTTTCAGAATAACCACCTATTTGTAAAAGTGCCCGTTAATTTAGGTTAGCAGTTTCTCTTAATTGTGGTACAGATAGATCTCAATGATTAATTGgtttaaaaatttccaaggaaactatataaatttttatcaattaagtATGTATATATTCAATCTAAAATAAAACCTTCGATTCTTAGATCCtctattattgttttgtCTTGCttccaaatttaaaactcAAATGTCAACTTGCTCAATTCCCCCTGCGGgcaattttgaatttccCAATGTAAAATTTCTGATCACATGTAGAATCGTACAAagttattgaatttttaaacattcggagttttttttatttaagaaaaaggatataaaaagtatacataaaataaaaaataataagacTTTGGAAAATGATGctatttattaatgataatttacTGTGGTATGCCTATCTATGTATGTAGGGTAGTTATCtggtaaataatatataatttgatttacCTATTGAACTAACACGCTAACATTATTACCGATTTCAAACATCTCATTAGATTGTAAGTCTAGTACTTTCAGTCCATTCAACGATGAATAATAACCAGaaataattccaataaaattcaaatcaacAAAATACGATTCATTGGAATTGATGAGTGGcaatttaaaatcatttgaTTTCAGAATTATTCCttctattaaatttgaaaattttttatggAATTGATATTGTTTGTCTAATGATAATGGCTTATTGATTGAACCATTTGCATTAATGGGTGAGGATATGCCGTTAGTTAGTTGgttattagtattattgttatagTAAATAACTAGATCTAATGCAGAATTTGAAAGGTTTATGATTTGTAATCTTAAAATGAATCTCTTGCCTTTTGTCACcttgatattattatttaaaaatttgaacTTCACGTTTAGGAatctatttaaattattattggagGCGTTATtcattgaagaattttgaAGCAATGAAGTTGATGAATTTGTTATTGGcaaatttccaaatttagGGACCgaataaattaatgatgAGGTTTGTGATAAGGTACGGAATCTATTAGATGAAGTTGTGTTTCTTTTTAAGGTCACATCAGTTTCCCAGCATGTAGAAATCGGTATCAAAGTGTTAGGTAACGAAGCTGAAACGAATGAATAGTTTAGAGTTACACGGATTCGATGTTGAGAGTTTAATTGGTTACTCGTTGACGTGACATTGTTGGATGGTAAATTGCTTATATTAAGATTAGAATATGATAATGGAGGTTGAGACAATGGTATAGTAGAAGATGATGTAAATAAGGGTAACTTATAGCCTAAACTAAAACTATCATTTTCAGATACTTCAAATGGTAAAGATAGTGGACAAATTGGATTGATAGTGATGTGCGAAGGCGTCGATGTATTGGAgttatctaataattggTAATCTaacttattaaaaattagtttaaattcttcagaGTTCAAgaattcttcatttaattgtaaAGCTGACTTTGAGATTTGAAAATCTAACGATGAATAAATGCACAATAACGATTTGatagaattatttcttaatcTCATACtcaataatgaatatattggaaattcaatatttagaTAGCTTGATGtgaaatttacaaaatcttcatttaaatcAGGGTTAGATATATCAGAAGGTGTTTGAGGTGGTATATGAGATAATGAAGTTGAACTGAACAGGTACTGTCTAGATCCATTATCAGTTCGAGGATTGTGTTTATGCCTGTTATCGTTCCATAAATTTACCGGTTCAAAGCTAGGTAAATAATCTtgttcatcatcttcatctttattttcatcttcatcttcatcttcatcttcatcattatcatcttcctcttcttcttcttcaatttcatttttattattatttagttttgattttttactATCTGTTGAATTTCtataattgtaattaaACTGTATTTTAATTAAGTTATTATAACCATTATTCATCACGACACTAGATCTGaatattaaatctttacaaatattttgttttaactGGTATAGGAAGTAATTTTCATTTCCCTTTTCCTTACCAGGATTCTCCATCTTATCAAAATATGACAAATCATTTGATTCTAGAATTTTTGTATCATTTatccaaattttaaaactttgTAAGACAAGAATACGCTCTTTTGTAATTGGCCAGTGTATAAATAACTTTAAATTctcatcaaataaaataaattgacGTAATTGGTGAGAATCTTTAATACCTTGTAAATCTTTTGCATCTATATCATCGTTTAAAGGTACAAAGCATTCCATTATAATGAGTGAATTGGTTGATTTAGCTTTCCTTTAATTAGATCACTGgcttttgtttaatttgttcgtttttttcatattcttcttcagcCTACCTACTGATTTTTTGCACATAACAAAATCTCTGCGAAATCCAAAAACAAACAAGCATATCATCAGTGCCGAAATACTGGATTCATTCCTACTGCAGTTATTCTCTGGAAgtaaatatgaaaatatcgaaaaaaatatacagCATTTTCTAAACTTTAAGTGactcaaatttaaaatcattttaCAATTTGCACTACCTGCATTTCAGAAAGCAACAGcgacaaaaaaaaataataataacaatctATTAACAAGAtatacacatatatatgtaattaaatatttgtataaaaaataatgcttATATATACAGTAGAATTTAAGATACAAATGGCCATCCAACAATGTATTATAAAGTTTTTAATAGTAGTgatatcaaatataaatcattCTTCCTAAAGAATCGAATCCAATCTTTCTATCTGTTTTATTATCTCTATTTGATCTACCATATCTTACACCGACATGTCCCACTTTAGCTTCTTGAAACCTCCAAAGAGATCTGTCACCTTGACGAACCTCACCATATACGACTTTATGCTTTTTTGTTGTGTTTTCTGCAGTGGGATCAACTTcacttaatttttttaaagttgTTTCTGCAGGCTCTAAGCCCAAGATTTCAGCAGCTTCAAGAGCACCAAAATGCTGAGATTCCGGTAATGTAACAAATCGAGATGTTAGCGCACTTGTTGGAACTGGCAATTCacttaaattttctttggtAATATTTTCTCTAAATATTGGGAATAAATTTTCCATTGTATTTgccatttttttaagaGAGCCTTTTATACGTCCATGATTCTCCCAATTTTGCtcaattttatataatcgATCAATGGCCTCTACCCTTGCTACCTTTAAGCCGTATTTGAGAGATACTTGTTGAGGAGATAATCCTTCGGTATGTATATCTTCATATATACGGGCTTTTAACTCTTCTGTTACTATATAATTTGTATGGCAATGAGGGTTTTGTGGAAATGGTTGAAGTTGCCTCCTAAACTCTCCAGAACTATTCTTTGAACTAGATATAGAATTCGAAGGTGctgatgataattttttattaacagTATCATAAATAAGTGGTTGCTGTGTAACAGGATTGCGTAATACGATACCCCTCTCCAGATCTGgtctaataaaatttgttgTGTTGGGTGTCTTTGGAGGagcaaaatatttgttgtGTACATATTCCTTCTTGTAATTACGAGGCCCTAAAAACTGAAACATAGCATGACGTAGTTGAGTACTGTGATCTTTTggatttttttgaatattagtTTTTCCTTGAGTTGCTGCATTGAAAGAAGAAGGCGGATAAGCAATCCTCTTTCTAGACATCTGCCTTATTTGTACCCTTACAGGAGAATTTATAGCACTAGGCATATGCTGAGACTTGAACATTATTGGTAAgtgtaaataatattactcTAGTCAATTAAGTTAATCACTTTCTCttacaaatatttcttttgatcCCCTGTTTTCAAAGTTTTatgtattaaaattatatatattcatatttcaaaatatttaaaaaaatttaagaaaaggccgtaaaaataaaagattcgcgtcttttaatattaattaatagaaAACACATAatgttaaataataataatatttgatacattttataaatactataaataacactttaatttgaaatttttgatcAGCTGTTATGAAGACTACAAAAAAGtctttatataataaatcgGCCGATGATGCATATAAATCTATGATAAAAAGGTCTCGATCTAGTCGAAACGTCAAGAAAGAATATTCTCCATCTACAAAGGATCTGGAATGTCCTACTGTTGTATCTGATTCTGGTAATGATGAAGTTAGACATGGTATATCTGTTCAGGATAGATATGAGCAACCAGAAAACTATTTCAGAGAGAGAGGGGACCAAGAATATGAAGAGGATGAAGAGGAACTTCTTTTAGATAGAGAAGACATCGACAAACAATTTCAATCTACATTCCAAAATTTAGTAAGTAGAGCCGatataaagaatatttgcatactttttattttaaccacagttttttcaattattctAACATATTCAACTAAAAGTAAGCAAGATACGGCTCTGCTTTCTGATCCTACTATAACTAACCTTCAAAATGAAGTTGATAATTTGTATAATCAATTATCGCAAATTGATAGTAAATATCAACAAGAAAtgaatgataatttaaatatgtctattgaaacttttgaatcgaaaatcaaaaatttgattcctcctgattttttaagactaaaaacaaaactagatttaattaatcaaAAAGTAGATCATCTTTCTAATATTGTAAAGAATAATCATCATAAAGAACATAATAGTAAGGTTGATGATGGGAGCAACTCccttttaatgaattatgatactttattagaaaacTTACATCTATATTTACCAGATAACATTcctataattattaatagagATGAAACTTCCAAAGAAAATGCATCTATTCAAATCTTACCAGAAATGTATGAACAAATTTATAACTTATTGGTGTCAGTTTCAACGTCAGGTCCTAGCACTGAGATTTCAGGTGATGATGacaaaaagaagaaaacaGTAATCtctgattttgatttaaatattgatttaaattcataCATTCATGAATATCTGAGcaatcaatttcaatttctaaataaacaatcatttattgatgaatttaCTTCtaagttaaataatgataataataataattttgacaTTAGTGAGAGGTCTGACAAAATATTACCTTTGGTAAACAACATATACAATAGAAATATACATTCATGGCAGAACGATTTAGATTTTGCTACTTTCACACAAGGGACTaaattactaaaaaaattaacgTCGGCAACGTATTTAAATGGTAATGGTATATTCCCTGTTCAATTGCTATTAGATAATAAGATGGTTTCTGGCTCTACTTACTGGCAATGCCAGATGGGTCCATCAAATGGTTGTACATGGGCAATTCAATTTACTAAGCCAGTATTTCTAActaaaatttcatatttgCATGGTAGATTGAGcaaaaatatacatatCATGAATTCTGCCCCCAAGAAAATTTCTGTCTACGTTTTACCTAGAACTAAAATACCGTCTAATATAAAGGAGGAAATCCCCTATTTAACTCCCCACCAACTAGACTCTCGTTACATTAAGTTGACCTCCTTTGAATATGACATTTCTGAGCCTTCTATTAGACAAGCTATGCCTATCCCTTCTTGGTTCATTAAATTACGTATTCCAATCAAAAGTGTGATTTTCCAAATCGACAATAACTACGGTGGCACCCCATATACCTCAATTCGTAGATTCATTGTTAATGGTATAATCGACGAGGATCTTGCTATTCTGAAAGATTACAAATTCCCTCTTCGGTTTAATGATATTCCAGATTATACTGTACCTAAAGAACATGATAATGTCATGGAATACTCTCGTTCCGCACCGAAGCAATATCCTGAAACCATTGTTGAATTACCTAACCCACAATTACATATTCCTAATTACCAACCACCACCCACTATAAACAGTAATCAATATATTGTTGATGTTCCTGCCTTTGGTGATGATGAACCTGCAATACCTTAACCCCACAAATTTCCGGCCCGCCGTCTCTTTTCCCAAATATGGAATTGTGATTATTTTTCCGAAGGGTACACTTTCGGCCTATACGATTTTCCGTTACTATCAGCCGACTGACTGTTTTTGGCTCCACTTTATAGGTAATCGCTAAATTTGTACTTTTAGGGCTGACCAAGTCGGAATTTCCTGGATTTTATCAGAAAAGGCTTTAATAGGATATTTCCCCTCCCCTGTTCagattaatttttaaaatttaagcTAGTTTTCCCTACAATTGATATAGTAAtgtttatttgtttgttgatactaatttatcttcatACTAACTTTTTTGCTAAGCAAAAGGAAAATGGCTTTAAAtgttaatttttatcagtTAGGGTTGATTTGTTTATTTACTGGTGATAATATTTGACATACATCTCATTACAAAGAATCAGCAATATATTAAACGTAGTGAATACTtctattcaaatataagcaaaaaaaatttgtatttcatttatattgataatttttcagtATATTTGGACCCCTTTAAATGCATAACGGATATAAGAATTTGAAAGCTATAACATAATGAAGTTTTTGAATAGAGATACTAAAGATCAAGTACTATTAGAGGTCACATCCTCCAGAAGATTCGATAATAAAGGGAATATATATGCAGAGGAGAATGAAATACAATCTACCTTTAACTCTTCTCCTCAAAAGCCTAAGAACTTCAAAGAGAAGTTATCTAAAATTAACATAACCACTTGGAAAAGTAATGATACAAACGATCTGGAAAATAGTTATAGTTACCAAATAAATTCTGGAATCACTTCCAAAGGCCATAATTTAACCCATGATCAAATCGCATCGAAAgctatttttgaaaaaatccCTCCTTCTTTTTATACTTCTTTAAAGCCgctttttgttttattaaagtCACAACAATCAAAGCTGTATTTTGAATGGTcactaaataataattcatataATACTATTAGTTGGCTTATCCAAGATATTACTTCGAATTCAGATAGCcctaaaaaaattcaatctatttctttaaaaggCACAGATctaattatatatactgAAGGTTTTAATCCATTGAAGTATAAAATCAGGTTAATTGATGATTACCGTTGTATTGGAATTTCGAATATCGACTTTATAAACAATTCGttgattattcaaaatggAAATTTTGAGCTTCGTTGTTCAAACTTACCAATACTATTGAATTTACAAAAACTGTGCTTACtatcaatatttgaatgtaaccaaatatttaaatccTTAACTGGTATGGTGATTGCTTCACTGGGCTCGACTATGTTTAATATGCATATCATTTTAGATTCAACTTTCTGTTTTCGAGATTGGTGTGAAATTTATATAGAGGGGAAGGGCTGGACAAAAGCCTGGTGTCATGTGGATAAATTACATtcaaacaagaaaaaatctGTGAATTAtacaattaaattctttaaagaGAAGAAACCAGACTCggcaattaaaaataaaagtgaATTATTTTGCTTCATTTCAAGTTTAAAGCCAATCAAGgatattttcttctatCCTGATTGTAAAAATAGTCATTCTTCAATAAAGGAGAATATTTCTATTCACGAATTTTTAGAGTCTGTGAGAATCATAAAATTCGTAGGTAATGTATCATTTCCAAAGAAAGGCTTccattcaaaaaatatctcCCATTCCACTTCCAATGCCTCCTCTAAATCAAAAGGCCTTTTGCATAAGAGCTCTCCATCTCGTAGTAGTTCCACCAGCTCAAATACTTCTTCTACTTCAGGTGCATCTCATAACTGCATTACCAACGATTTTGAAAACTGCATTACTTCTGAAAACGGCTTGCTAATTAGGCCTATTCCCCATAACGGTGTTAACCATTTGGAAACtctaatttcttttattattccaaTGATGAATGTAACCTCCTTATATGGTAGGCCTGGCCACTTTAAGAATGGAAGAGAGGATATTAATTCATTGATGTTTGGTTTACCAAATCTACCTGTTGTAGATTATTTCTCACTGGAAGAAATATCCACACTATTAGAACCAAGCATTGacataaatcaaaatcaagaTTGTATGTCACATGATACAACTTTTCAGTCAATGGACTtctattcaaaatatttatcttcTAAGATGAAGGAGCAACCAACAAGATCACaagattttgaatttacTCATCTGAAAGATCTGGGTGtagaatattcaaatacttTGGAAACAAATAAGGTTGCAATGGATGTACCAAGAGTTTATTGTAGTGATTCTGCAGAAACGTTAATTTAATCAACATCATTCcactaattttaaaattatgaCCATGTACTTGcatcaaatttcaaaatatatatatttttttatttt
The window above is part of the Henningerozyma blattae CBS 6284 chromosome 2, complete genome genome. Proteins encoded here:
- the TBLA0B06560 gene encoding uncharacterized protein (similar to Saccharomyces cerevisiae YGR168C; ancestral locus Anc_5.169), with product MSSSRLIILKRLKFRWSIILRVLEKDISILARIQSRIPIRLKHLFRYLFNNSKVFTLKLISSVLISITIPDVICNILVFKKFKSVTHFLKRRLLSFNSKTLIELKTRISRLINWNSLFFCILILIFLRKHKNSNDKKRNFILSILLDKNRSIINRIPIMFIIFNTYSIYKGIKSIFLKKYEKNNGSPKRKRKLYYGNKTAMEMILDSQFFSNIKPSINWSLWLKFIINNYNNDDFIMGNNKMQGQGNFDNSAESESRNKNKNTFFHDRFLLHVEKLIIMYFSLTFLQNHQLLHSKINLNLIRILITQLVTDNLTQKNLNKLIGSIFLMSNML
- the CLC1 gene encoding clathrin light chain CLC1 (similar to Saccharomyces cerevisiae CLC1 (YGR167W); ancestral locus Anc_5.168), whose protein sequence is MQKTKKKLQDAAIKHVDEFYESYNNKKEQQLKQVREEAEKFLKERDEFFNQENTTTWDRALQLINVDDADIVGGRDRSKFKEILLKLKGNANAPGA
- the TRS65 gene encoding Trs65p (similar to Saccharomyces cerevisiae KRE11 (YGR166W); ancestral locus Anc_5.167), with the protein product MECFVPLNDDIDAKDLQGIKDSHQLRQFILFDENLKLFIHWPITKERILVLQSFKIWINDTKILESNDLSYFDKMENPGKEKGNENYFLYQLKQNICKDLIFRSSVVMNNGYNNLIKIQFNYNYRNSTDSKKSKLNNNKNEIEEEEEEDDNDEDEDEDEDENKDEDDEQDYLPSFEPVNLWNDNRHKHNPRTDNGSRQYLFSSTSLSHIPPQTPSDISNPDLNEDFVNFTSSYLNIEFPIYSLLSMRLRNNSIKSLLCIYSSLDFQISKSALQLNEEFLNSEEFKLIFNKLDYQLLDNSNTSTPSHITINPICPLSLPFEVSENDSFSLGYKLPLFTSSSTIPLSQPPLSYSNLNISNLPSNNVTSTSNQLNSQHRIRVTLNYSFVSASLPNTLIPISTCWETDVTLKRNTTSSNRFRTLSQTSSLIYSVPKFGNLPITNSSTSLLQNSSMNNASNNNLNRFLNVKFKFLNNNIKVTKGKRFILRLQIINLSNSALDLVIYYNNNTNNQLTNGISSPINANGSINKPLSLDKQYQFHKKFSNLIEGIILKSNDFKLPLINSNESYFVDLNFIGIISGYYSSLNGLKVLDLQSNEMFEIGNNVSVLVQ
- the MRPS35 gene encoding mitochondrial 37S ribosomal protein mS45 (similar to Saccharomyces cerevisiae MRPS35 (YGR165W); ancestral locus Anc_5.166), with amino-acid sequence MFKSQHMPSAINSPVRVQIRQMSRKRIAYPPSSFNAATQGKTNIQKNPKDHSTQLRHAMFQFLGPRNYKKEYVHNKYFAPPKTPNTTNFIRPDLERGIVLRNPVTQQPLIYDTVNKKLSSAPSNSISSSKNSSGEFRRQLQPFPQNPHCHTNYIVTEELKARIYEDIHTEGLSPQQVSLKYGLKVARVEAIDRLYKIEQNWENHGRIKGSLKKMANTMENLFPIFRENITKENLSELPVPTSALTSRFVTLPESQHFGALEAAEILGLEPAETTLKKLSEVDPTAENTTKKHKVVYGEVRQGDRSLWRFQEAKVGHVGVRYGRSNRDNKTDRKIGFDSLGRMIYI
- the TBLA0B06600 gene encoding uncharacterized protein (similar to Saccharomyces cerevisiae MPS3 (YJL019W); ancestral locus Anc_5.165), with translation MKTTKKSLYNKSADDAYKSMIKRSRSSRNVKKEYSPSTKDLECPTVVSDSGNDEVRHGISVQDRYEQPENYFRERGDQEYEEDEEELLLDREDIDKQFQSTFQNLVSRADIKNICILFILTTVFSIILTYSTKSKQDTALLSDPTITNLQNEVDNLYNQLSQIDSKYQQEMNDNLNMSIETFESKIKNLIPPDFLRLKTKLDLINQKVDHLSNIVKNNHHKEHNSKVDDGSNSLLMNYDTLLENLHLYLPDNIPIIINRDETSKENASIQILPEMYEQIYNLLVSVSTSGPSTEISGDDDKKKKTVISDFDLNIDLNSYIHEYLSNQFQFLNKQSFIDEFTSKLNNDNNNNFDISERSDKILPLVNNIYNRNIHSWQNDLDFATFTQGTKLLKKLTSATYLNGNGIFPVQLLLDNKMVSGSTYWQCQMGPSNGCTWAIQFTKPVFLTKISYLHGRLSKNIHIMNSAPKKISVYVLPRTKIPSNIKEEIPYLTPHQLDSRYIKLTSFEYDISEPSIRQAMPIPSWFIKLRIPIKSVIFQIDNNYGGTPYTSIRRFIVNGIIDEDLAILKDYKFPLRFNDIPDYTVPKEHDNVMEYSRSAPKQYPETIVELPNPQLHIPNYQPPPTINSNQYIVDVPAFGDDEPAIP
- the TBLA0B06610 gene encoding uncharacterized protein (similar to Saccharomyces cerevisiae YJL016W; ancestral locus Anc_5.164), with the protein product MKFLNRDTKDQVLLEVTSSRRFDNKGNIYAEENEIQSTFNSSPQKPKNFKEKLSKINITTWKSNDTNDLENSYSYQINSGITSKGHNLTHDQIASKAIFEKIPPSFYTSLKPLFVLLKSQQSKLYFEWSLNNNSYNTISWLIQDITSNSDSPKKIQSISLKGTDLIIYTEGFNPLKYKIRLIDDYRCIGISNIDFINNSLIIQNGNFELRCSNLPILLNLQKLCLLSIFECNQIFKSLTGMVIASLGSTMFNMHIILDSTFCFRDWCEIYIEGKGWTKAWCHVDKLHSNKKKSVNYTIKFFKEKKPDSAIKNKSELFCFISSLKPIKDIFFYPDCKNSHSSIKENISIHEFLESVRIIKFVGNVSFPKKGFHSKNISHSTSNASSKSKGLLHKSSPSRSSSTSSNTSSTSGASHNCITNDFENCITSENGLLIRPIPHNGVNHLETLISFIIPMMNVTSLYGRPGHFKNGREDINSLMFGLPNLPVVDYFSLEEISTLLEPSIDINQNQDCMSHDTTFQSMDFYSKYLSSKMKEQPTRSQDFEFTHLKDLGVEYSNTLETNKVAMDVPRVYCSDSAETLI